The Lycium barbarum isolate Lr01 chromosome 12, ASM1917538v2, whole genome shotgun sequence genome includes a region encoding these proteins:
- the LOC132624322 gene encoding uncharacterized protein LOC132624322: MQGCAVNSSNKIWIFWSTDLICDVYANDEQMLTCKIHTSSNNSFIYLSVVYAKSRSLAREQLWEHMRVLASTFNNPWMVCGDFNSILGPEEKLGECLIDCGLVDMGYNGNAFTWCNERKMEDIIWKRLDRMLANDDMGSMFSSISVQHLAREDFQDTVKEQWNQNIYGNIFWSIQQKMKKVSKALSEWSRNKIGDIFIKANQLEEFVIQQEEKYMNTLDQTDRMLLNKAKADVVLHHKKVDAYWRQKAHLEWQLEGDENTKFFHSVVRGRRHHMRIQRIKYDDEWIEEEEDIARAAINFYQNLFTQNHTYIDLSILDCIPNLVTCEDNQILNEEISSKEHPQEFSEFRPISLSNVTHNIVSKVLNNRFSKILPKIISSNQSGFMKGSAIGENVLLAQEIVHDIRKPNKGGNVVIKLDMSKAYDRISWNFICVVMRKMGFNEHWIFIIWNLMSNAWYTICINGKRNGFFKSQRGVKQGDPISPGLFIIASEVLSRLLNKLFEDNKFNGFNMPTNGPPINHLSYADDIIIFSSGKTYTLMKIMKCLKDYQENSGQMINEGKSCFLMDDSISTKRCDDEGSIGVTSLQEIAESFSAKLWWTFRTAESLWTKFMKDKYSMRIHPMARKWNYTHSHTWRKLMKIRDKVDHLLHWKINKGNTHIWWDNWMGTGKLARFNTNTSINSPLHHYIHHKEWDTNKLLKIFPLEMVNNIQNIKIHSLDHSDLPIWTPTCDGKFTCKSA, encoded by the exons ATGCAGGGATGCGCAGTAAACAGCAGTAATAAAATATGGATTTTCTGGAGTACTGACCTGATTTGTGATGTGTATGCTAATGATGAACAGATGCTCACTTGCAAGATCCATACCTCTAGTAATAATTCGTTCATCTATCTCTCGGTGGTTTATGCTAAATCTAGATCTCTGGCTAGAGAGCAGCTATGGGAACACATGAGAGTTCTTGCCTCTACTTTCAATAATCCTTGGATGGTTTGTGGGGACTTTAACAGTATTTTAGGTCCTGAAGAGAAACTTGGAG AATGCCTTATTGACTGTGGGCTTGTTGACATGGGTTATAATGGAAACGCTTTTACATGGTGCAATGAAAGGAAAATGGAGGATATCATCTGGAAAAGATTAGACCGAATGCTTGCTAATGATGATATGGGATCTATGTTCTCCTCCATCTCTGTCCAACATCTTGCTAGG GAAGATTTTCAAGATACCGTCAAAGAACAATGGAATCAGAATATTTATGGTAACATTTTTTGGTCAATCCAAcagaaaatgaaaaaagtgaGCAAAGCCCTCAGTGAGTGGTCAAGAAACAAGATTGGTGACATATTCATTAAAGCTAACCAACTGGAGGAGTTTGTCATTCAACAagaggagaaatatatgaataCTTTAGACCAAACTGACAGAATGCTTTTAAATAAGGCTAAGGCCGATGTGGTTCTTCATCATAAAAAGGTGGATGCTTATTGGAGACAGAAAGCCCATCTCGAGTGGCAATTAGAGGGTGACGAAAATACTAAATTCTTTCACTCGGTGGTAAGGGGAAGAAGGCATCATATGAGGATCCAAAGAATTAAATATGACGATGAATGGATAGAAGAAGAAGAGGATATTGCTAGAGCTGCTATTAACTTTTACCAGAATCTCTTTACCCAAAATCACACTTATATTGATCTCAGCATCCTGGACTGCATTCCTAACCTTGTCACCTGTGAGGACAACCAGATTCTCAACGAGGAAATCTCTAGCAAAGAG CATCCTCAGGAATTCTCAGAGTTCAGGCCAATTAGCCTCAGCAATGTGACTCACAATATTGTTTCTAAAGTTCTCAATAACAGGTTTTCCAAGATCCTTCCTAAGATTATCTCCTCTAATCAAAGTGGCTTCATGAAAGGAAGCGCTATAGGTGAGAATGTACTCCTAGCACAAGAAATTGTTCACGATATTAGAAAGCCTAACAAAGGGGGGAATGTGGTGATAAAGCTGGACATGAGCAAGGCCTACGACAGGATTTCCTGGAATTTCATTTGTGTTGTTATGAGGAAAATGGGCTTCAATGAGCACTGGATTTTCATCATTTGGAATCTGATGTCCAATGCCTGGTATACGATTTGCATTAATGGTAAAAGAAATGGTTTCTTCAAATCTCAGAGGGGGGTTAAACAAGGTGACCCAATATCGCCGGGTCTCTTCATTATTGCTTCGGAAGTGCTTTCAAGGCTGCTCAACAAGCTTTTCGAGGATAATAAATTCAATGGATTCAATATGCCTACCAATGGCCCTCCTATAAATCATCTCTCATACGCTGATGACATCATCATATTTTCTTCTGGAAAAACCTATACCctcatgaaaatcatgaagtgcCTAAAAGATTACCAGGAAAACTCTGGGCAAATGATCAATGAAGGGAAGAGTTGTTTTCTGATGGATGACTCTATTTCTACTAAAAGA TGCGATG ATGAAGGGAGCATTGGTGTAACATCTCTGCAAGAAATTGCAGAATCCTTTTCTGCTAAGCTATGGTGGACATTCAGAACAGCCGAGTCCTTATGGACCAAGTTTATGAAGGACAAGTATTCTATGAGAATTCACCCGATGGCTAGAAAGTGGAACTATACTCATTCACACACATGGAGAAAACTCATGAAGATTAGAGACAAAGTGGATCATCTACTCCACTGGAAGATCAATAAAGGCAATACCCACATCTGGTGGGATAATTGGATGGGGACAGGAAAACTTGCTCGATTTAACACCAATACCTCCATCAACAGCCCCTTACACCACTATATCCACCACAAGGAGTGGGACACGAATAAGCTTTTAAAAATTTTTCCTCTTGAGATGGTGAACAACATTCAGAATATCAAAATTCATTCTCTAGATCATAGTGATCTCCCTATATGGACTCCAACTTGTGATGGGAAGTTCACTTGTAAATCAGCATAG